From the genome of Monomorium pharaonis isolate MP-MQ-018 chromosome 2, ASM1337386v2, whole genome shotgun sequence, one region includes:
- the LOC118644308 gene encoding basic proline-rich protein-like: MSHCSMTSRSELMIAMFGDEISSSSGDERDEGTAWKRRPKEPTPPPPPRERRVPRRGTSIQRSDADQRRKASFLAQLPPPPPRGRRTRRKLPEGYPAKVPAAPLSTPPAPPPPAPHRAAPPRPLAAITPQLITPPPAPPTAPPIASPPALPTAPPIASPPTPPTTPPPAPPHHGYRTVRPTPLFPNGTSPAPPMGYTPPVRVALPNGRVVAVPFHAAVVRRKYRVTDTGDRWIICFDRRG, translated from the coding sequence ATGTCTCATTGCAGCATGACAAGCCGAAGCGAGCTTATGATCGCAATGTTTGGAGATGAGATCTCCAGTTCTAGCGGCGACGAGAGGGACGAGGGGACGGCGTGGAAAAGACGGCCGAAGGAGCCTacaccgccaccaccacccAGAGAGCGGAGGGTGCCTCGTCGGGGGACCTCTATTCAACGGTCCGACGCAGACCAACGGCGAAAGGCGAGTTTCCTCGCCCAGCTCCCCCCACCACCACCAAGGGGACGCCGGACGCGAAGGAAGCTTCCCGAGGGGTATCCCGCCAAGGTTCCCGCCGCGCCCCTTTCTACGCCCCCCGCCCCACCACCGCCCGCACCAcatcgcgccgcgccgcccaGGCCCCTCGCGGCCATTACGCCGCAACTGATCACGCCACCACCGGCGCCACCGACCGCGCCGCCAATCGCGTCGCCCCCGGCGCTACCGACCGCGCCGCCGATTGCGTCGCCTCCGACGCCACCAACCACGCCGCCACCAGCGCCGCCGCACCACGGCTACCGCACCGTCCGGCCCACGCCACTCTTCCCGAACGGAACCAGCCCGGCACCGCCGATGGGGTACACCCCCCCGGTGCGCGTGGCCTTACCGAACGGGAGGGTGGTGGCGGTGCCGTTCCACGCCGCCGTGGTGCGCCGAAAATACCGGGTGACTGACACCGGCGATCGATGGATAATCTGTTTCGATCGCCGGGGTTAG